A single Methylomonas sp. AM2-LC DNA region contains:
- the tkt gene encoding transketolase, with protein MPSRRDLANAIRALSMDAVQKANSGHPGAPMGMADIAEVLWNDFLQHNPANPHWPNRDRFILSNGHGSMLLYSLLHLAGYDLPIEELKNFRQLHSRTAGHPEYGYAPGVETTTGPLGQGITNAVGFALAERTLAGQFNRPGHSIVDHYTYVFLGDGCLMEGISHEACSLAGSMQLGKLIAIYDDNNISIDGEVRGHGNVTGWFLDNTPKRFEAYGWHVIPKVDGHDAEAVKKALEEARKVTDKPTIICCQTIIGWGSPNKEGKEECHGAALGEAEIAATRERIGWPHPAFEIPADIKAGWDAHSKGARLETEWNAQLAAYRAAHPELAAEFERRVSGKLPSDWNEKANAFIAAVDAKAETIASRKASQNTLNGFGPLLPELLGGSADLAGSNLTLWSGCKDVNASGHDGNYIYYGVREFGMSAIMNGLVLHGGFRPYGATFLMFSEYARNALRMAALMKIPTIFVYTHDSIGLGEDGPTHQPVEQTATLRMIPNMQVWRPCDAVESAVSWKAAIDRQEGPSTLIFSRQNLPHVPRTAAQIEAIRKGGYILKDSVGSPDAIIIATGSEVELALKAAEALSGKGKNIRVVSIPSTNVFEAQDQAYQDSVLPPSVSKRVVVEAGVTAGWWKYAGSQGKIVGLDRFGESAPAGQLFKEFGFTVDNVVANVEAVL; from the coding sequence ATGCCTTCGCGTAGAGATTTAGCGAACGCCATCCGCGCCCTCAGCATGGACGCCGTGCAAAAAGCCAATTCAGGACACCCAGGCGCACCTATGGGTATGGCCGATATAGCAGAAGTACTGTGGAACGATTTTCTGCAACACAATCCTGCCAACCCCCACTGGCCAAATCGCGACCGTTTTATTTTGTCCAATGGTCACGGCTCCATGTTGCTGTACTCGTTACTGCATCTGGCAGGCTATGATTTGCCGATAGAAGAACTTAAGAATTTTCGTCAATTGCATTCACGTACCGCCGGTCACCCGGAATATGGTTATGCACCTGGCGTAGAAACCACTACGGGTCCTTTGGGCCAAGGCATTACCAATGCCGTGGGTTTTGCACTGGCAGAACGTACGCTGGCAGGCCAATTTAACCGTCCAGGACACAGTATTGTCGATCACTACACTTATGTGTTTTTGGGTGATGGCTGCTTAATGGAAGGCATCTCGCACGAAGCCTGTTCACTGGCGGGTTCCATGCAACTGGGCAAACTGATTGCAATCTACGACGACAACAACATCTCGATTGATGGTGAAGTGCGTGGTCATGGTAATGTAACGGGCTGGTTCCTGGACAACACACCAAAACGCTTTGAAGCGTATGGCTGGCATGTTATCCCTAAAGTAGATGGTCACGATGCTGAAGCGGTGAAAAAAGCGCTTGAAGAAGCCCGTAAAGTAACTGACAAACCGACTATTATTTGCTGCCAAACCATCATTGGCTGGGGTTCACCCAACAAAGAAGGCAAAGAAGAATGTCACGGAGCGGCACTTGGCGAAGCAGAAATTGCAGCAACGCGTGAACGTATTGGTTGGCCACACCCTGCATTTGAGATCCCTGCTGACATTAAAGCAGGCTGGGATGCACATAGCAAAGGTGCGCGTCTAGAAACAGAGTGGAATGCACAACTGGCCGCTTATCGTGCCGCTCATCCTGAGCTGGCTGCCGAATTTGAACGCCGTGTGTCAGGCAAACTACCCAGTGACTGGAACGAAAAAGCCAACGCATTTATAGCTGCGGTGGATGCCAAAGCTGAAACCATTGCCAGTCGTAAAGCGTCACAAAATACCCTGAATGGTTTTGGGCCTTTATTACCTGAGTTATTGGGCGGCTCTGCTGACTTGGCAGGCTCCAACCTGACGCTGTGGTCTGGTTGTAAAGATGTTAACGCCAGTGGTCATGACGGCAACTATATTTACTATGGCGTACGTGAATTTGGTATGTCTGCCATCATGAATGGCTTGGTTCTGCACGGTGGCTTCAGACCTTATGGCGCAACATTCCTGATGTTCTCGGAATATGCGCGTAATGCACTGCGGATGGCGGCGTTGATGAAAATTCCGACCATTTTTGTTTATACGCATGACTCCATCGGCTTAGGCGAAGACGGCCCAACCCATCAACCCGTTGAACAAACGGCAACTTTGCGTATGATACCCAATATGCAAGTTTGGCGTCCTTGCGATGCGGTTGAATCAGCGGTTAGCTGGAAAGCAGCGATTGATCGTCAAGAAGGCCCAAGTACACTGATTTTCTCACGTCAAAATCTGCCACACGTTCCACGTACAGCAGCACAGATTGAGGCTATCAGAAAAGGTGGCTATATTCTGAAAGACAGCGTGGGTAGCCCGGATGCCATTATTATTGCGACGGGTTCTGAAGTGGAATTGGCGCTGAAAGCAGCAGAAGCACTGTCAGGTAAAGGCAAAAACATTCGCGTGGTTTCTATTCCCTCTACGAATGTTTTCGAAGCGCAAGATCAAGCTTATCAAGACAGCGTGCTGCCACCCAGTGTCAGCAAACGGGTCGTGGTAGAAGCAGGTGTGACCGCAGGTTGGTGGAAATATGCCGGCAGCCAAGGCAAAATCGTCGGCTTGGATCGCTTCGGCGAATCAGCTCCGGCAGGCCAACTTTTCAAAGAGTTTGGCTTTACCGTCGATAATGTTGTCGCAAATGTCGAAGCAGTGCTTTAA